A genomic stretch from Arachis stenosperma cultivar V10309 chromosome 3, arast.V10309.gnm1.PFL2, whole genome shotgun sequence includes:
- the LOC130968443 gene encoding cyclin-dependent kinase G-2 codes for MAAGRHGGYRDNEFRDRESNLDVSRRGFANSKEDYDRVRNGGRDVVRGGSRDARDRIRVRQKDIREREASNGGHRSSSSRSDSGSSGGGGSDGGGLGPRRCGFSAKTMDKEPGELSSESGSDGAIEPESMMKDSEVANVEQNRTRSPPPPEKKRKFSPIVWDQDDKEVSEPSKTKSKVSTAPVTALPPPPPLPKSFVRSPNVPYGGVEIHPVKKSETKDVELPEATRATMPSPGSHSISPKQAWHNDREAEQQEGEDYVPSHNISSSRWAAVDNSPGDEGEIIDDEELPRRKRRLSPELLDTKLRNKLLSPVESKKEGFDGGRAKSSESDERGSHGRTSSGDDHPGTASEKDDYMEIDAQGGKSDTSINHLETDSEDEDDRRETPEPPATPQRMVNMLQGCRSVDEFERLNKIDEGTYGVVYRARDKKTGEIVALKKVKMEKEREGFPLTSLREINILLSFHHPSIVDVKEVVVGSSLDSIFMVMEYMEHDLKGLMEAMKQPFSQSEVKCLMIQLLEGVKYLHDNWVLHRDLKTSNLLLNNRGELKICDFGLARQYGSPLKPYTHLVVTLWYRAPELLLGSKQYSTAIDMWSLGCIMAELLSKEPLFNGKTEFDQLDKIFKILGTPNETIWPGFSKLPGVKVNFVKHQYNLLRKKFPATSFTGSPVLSDAGFDLLNKLLTYDPEKRITAEAALNHEWFHEVPLPKSKEFMPTFPAQHAQDRRMRRVLKSPDPLEEQRRKELQQGESGTGGIFG; via the exons ATGGCGGCTGGTAGGCATGGCGGCTATCGTGACAACGAGTTTAGGGACCGTGAGTCGAATTTGGATGTTTCAAGGCGCGGTTTCGCGAATTCGAAGGAAGATTACGACCGGGTTAGGAATGGAGGCCGTGACGTTGTGAGGGGTGGGAGCAGGGATGCAAGAGATAGGATTAGGGTTAGGCAGAAGGATATTAGGGAGAGAGAAGCTTCCAATGGCGGTCACCGGTCATCTTCTAGTAGGAGTGATTCTGGCAGCAGCGGAGGTGGTGGTAGTGATGGTGGCGGGCTTGGGCCCCGACGGTGTGGCTTTTCTGCCAAGACCATGGATAAGGAGCCTGGTGAACTTTCCAGTGAGAGTGGCTCTGATGGTGCTATTGAACCAGAGTCAATGATGAAAGACAGCGAGGTTGCGAATGTTGAACAGAATAGGACTCGATCCCCGCCCCCGccagagaagaaaaggaagTTTTCACCGATTGTGTGGGATCAGGATGACAAGGAAGTGAGCGAGCCATCTAAAACCAAATCAAAGGTTTCCACTGCTCCAGTGACTGCTCTTCCACCTCCGCCTCCACTGCCAAAATCATTTGTGCGGTCACCTAATGTTCCATATGGTGGAGTTGAGATACATCCTGTCAAAAAGAGTGAAACTAAGGATGTTGAATTACCGGAAGCTACTAGGGCCACTATGCCTTCTCCAGGATCGCATTCCATTTCTCCAAAACAGGCTTGGCATAATGATCGTGAAGCTGAGCAACAAGAAGGTGAGGATTATGTTCCTAGTCATAATATATCATCTTCCAGATGGGCAGCTGTAGATAACTCTCCCGGTGATGAGGGTGAAATCATCGATGATGAAGAATTGCCTAGGAGGAAGAGGAGACTGTCTCCTGAGTTATTGGATACAAAACTACGGAACAAACTATTAAGCCCAGTGGAATCTAAAAAAGAAGGATTTGATGGTGGCAGAGCTAAATCATCTGAATCAGATGAACGAGGTAGCCATGGGAGAACGTCCAGTGGGGATGATCATCCTGGAACTGCGTCTGAGAAGGATGACTACATGGAGATTGATGCTCAAGGTGGAAAAAGTGATACTAGTATTAATCATTTGGAGACGGATTCTGAGGACGAGGATGATAGGAGGGAGACTCCGGAACCTCCAGCGACACCACAAAGAATGGTCAACATGCTTCAGGGTTGTAGAAGTGTTGATGAGTTTGAGAGACTTAACAAGATAGATGAAGGAACTTACGGTGTTGTATATAGGGCCAGAGATAAGAAGACTGGAGAAATTGTAGCATTGAAGAAAGTCAAGATGGAGAAGGAAAGAGAAGGATTTCCACTGACTTCACTTAGGGAAATAaacattcttctttctttccaCCACCCATCCATAGTTGATGTTAAGGAAGTAGTGGTAGGGAGTAGCCTTGATAGTATTTTCATGGTTATGGAATACATGGAGCATGATCTTAAAGGTCTGATGGAAGCAATGAAGCAACCATTTAGCCAGAGTGAAGTAAAGTGCTTAATGATCCAGCTTTTAGAAGGTGTTAAGTATCTTCACGATAATTGGGTGCTTCATAGGGATTTAAAAACTTCTAACCTCCTTTTGAATAATAGAGGTGAACTAAAAATATGTGATTTTGGTTTGGCTCGACAGTATGGGAGTCCATTGAAACCATACACACATCTCGTGGTTACTCTTTGGTACAG GGCACCTGAACTTCTTCTAGGGTCAAAACAATATTCAACAGCCATTGACATGTGGTCTCTAGGTTGTATCATGGCGGAACTTTTGTCCAAAGAACCACTATTCAATGGGAAAACAGAATTTGATCAGCTTGATAAG ATTTTTAAGATTCTTGGCACACCAAACGAAACAATTTGGCCTGGGTTCTCAAAATTACCTGGAGTCAAGGTCAATTTTGTTAAGCACCA GTATAACCTCCTGCGCAAAAAGTTTCCTGCCACTTCGTTCACTGGTTCCCCAGTCCTTTCTGATGCTGGATTTGATTTGTTGAACAAGCTTCTTACTTATGACCCTGAAAAG CGGATCACGGCTGAAGCTGCTCTCAATCATGAATGGTTCCATGAAGTTCCTCTTCCCAAGAGCAAAGAATTTATGCCAACCTTTCCTGCTCAACATGCTCAAGACAG GCGGATGCGGAGAGTATTAAAGAGTCCGGATCCTTTAGAGGAGCAGCGCCGTAAGGAGTTGCAGCAGGGTGAATCAGGCACAGGTGGAATTTTTGGCTAG
- the LOC130968709 gene encoding lipoxygenase 6, chloroplastic, which translates to MFVLNPPNFSNLSHHNNALCRPSPPFSAYRRISLLPSRRRPVVKAEIGGGGAGQGQSQSQSQSQTVTSTYSSFLETSKDSNGSVVSSGRSDEGIEVKAVMTIRKKIKENLTDKLEDQWEYFINGVGQGIQIQLISDQIDPVTNSRKSVESYVKGWLPKPSKVSYIVEYSAELRVPSDFGSPGALLITNLHAKEFYLLKVVIHGFSGGPIFFPANTWIHSRNDNPKSRIIFNNQAYLPSQTPPGIKDLRLEDLLSIRGTGKGERKQHDRIYDYATYNDLGNPDKDKELARPVLGGPERPYPRRCRSGRPHTASDPLCESRIEKPHPVYVPRDETFEEIKQNTFSAGRLKALFHNLIPSIAATMSRSDISFNCFSDIDKLYTDGVVLRDEEQQRGGVQDLLLGKVMNQVISAGERLLKYEIPAVIKRDRFSWLRDNEFARQALAGVNPVNIELLKEFPIRSKLDPAVYGPPESAITKEILEQELGGMSFEKAMEEKRLFVIDYHDMLLPFMKKMNSLPGRKAYASRTILFYAKTGMLCPIAIELSLPQTPSSAQNKRVYTHGHDATTHWIWKLAKAHVCSNDAGVHQLVNHWLRTHACMEPYIIATHRQLSSMHPIYKLLHPHMRYTLEINALARQSLINGGGIIEASFSPGKYAMELSSSAYESMWRFDMESLPADLIRRGMAEEDPSMPFGLKLVLDDYPYASDGLLIWSAIKEWVESYVVHFYSDPNSVTSDVELQAWWNEIKFKGHYDKRNEPWWPKLDTKEDLSGILTIMIWVASGQHAALNFGQYPFGGYVPNRPTLMRRLVPQENDPEYKKFIENPQHAFLSSLPTQLQATKVMAVQDTLSTHSPDEEYLGQVNPLHSQWINDHQVLKMFNKFSARLVEIEEIINARNKEPKLKNRTGAGVPPYELLLPSSGPGVTGRGIPNSISI; encoded by the exons ATGTTTGTGCTCAATCCTCCTAACTTCTCCAATCTCTCTCATCACAACAATGCCCTCTGCCGCCCATCTCCGCCCTTCTCCGCCTACAGGAGGATTTCTTTACTTCCTTCCCGGCGGAGGCCGGTGGTCAAAGCTGAGATCGGCGGCGGAGGTGCAGGTCAGGGTCAGAGTCAGAGTCAGAGTCAGAGTCAGACAGTAACATCAACTTATTCTTCGTTCTTGGAGACGAGCAAAGACAGCAATGGTTCCGTGGTTTCTTCTGGAAGGAGTGATGAGGGGATAGAAGTGAAGGCTGTGATGACAATAAGGAAGAAGATAAAGGAGAATCTCACTGATAAATTGGAGGATCAGTGGGAATACTTCATCAACGGTGTTGGTCAAGGCATTCAGATTCAACTCATCAGTGACCAAATTGACCCCG TTACAAATTCGAGAAAAAGCGTAGAATCCTACGTCAAAGGATGGCTACCAAAACCTTCAAAGGTTTCCTACATTGTGGAATACTCTGCTGAGTTGAGAGTGCCAAGTGACTTTGGGAGCCCCGGAGCTCTTCTCATCACCAACCTCCACGCCAAAGAGTTCTACCTCTTGAAAGTTGTCATTCATGGATTCAGCGGAGGACCCATTTTCTTCCCAGCCAACACATGGATTCATTCACGAAACGACAACCCCAAAAGCAGAATCATATTCAACAACCAA GCATACTTACCTTCGCAGACCCCACCTGGAATCAAAGATCTTAGGCTTGAGGACTTATTAAGCATAAGGGGAACTGGCAAAGGTGAGAGAAAGCAGCATGATAGAATCTATGACTATGCTACCTACAATGACTTAGGCAACCCTGATAAGGACAAGGAACTTGCTAGGCCAGTTCTTGGGGGTCCAGAGAGGCCTTATCCTCGCCGATGTAGATCCGGCAGACCTCACACCGCTTCAG ATCCACTATGTGAGAGTAGAATTGAGAAGCCTCACCCTGTGTATGTGCCAAGGGATGAAACTTTTGAAGAAATTAAACAGAACACATTCTCTGCTGGGAGGTTGAAGGCCTTGTTCCACAATCTTATACCCTCAATAGCAGCCACCATGTCCAGATCAGACATTTCTTTCAACTGTTTCTCCGACATCGACAAGCTTTACACGGATGGTGTTGTTTTGAGAGATGAAGAGCAGCAGAGAGGTGGAGTACAAGATCTCTTGCTCGGAAAGGTCATGAATCAAGTCATCAGTGCTGGAGAGCGATTATTGAAATATGAAATCCCTGCTGTAATTAAAA GAGATAGATTTTCTTGGTTGCGGGACAATGAATTTGCAAGGCAAGCCTTAGCTGGGGTCAATCCAGTGAATATTGAGCTGTTGAAG GAATTTCCTATCCGCAGCAAACTAGATCCTGCTGTGTATGGCCCTCCGGAATCAGCCATCACAAAGGAAATATTAGAGCAAGAACTTGGTGGAATGAGCTTTGAAAAG GCTATGGAGGAGAAGAGACTATTTGTCATTGATTATCATGACAtgcttctgccattcatgaagAAGATGAACTCCTTACCTGGGAGGAAAGCTTATGCATCCAGGACTATTCTCTTCTATGCAAAGACTGGTATGCTGTGTCCTATAGCCATTGAGCTTTCACTTCCCCAAACTCCTTCATCTGCGCAAAATAAGCGAGTTTACACACACGGTCATGATGCCACGACACACTGGATTTGGAAGTTAGCAAAAGCTCATGTTTGCTCAAATGATGCTGGCGTCCATCAACTAGTAAATCACTG GTTAAGGACACATGCATGCATGGAGCCATATATAATTGCTACTCATAGACAACTGAGCTCAATGCATCCCATTTACAAGCTGCTACACCCTCATATGCGCTATACATTAGAAATCAATGCACTTGCTCGACAGAGTCTAATAAATGGAGGTGGTATAATTGAGGCATCTTTCAGTCCAGGAAAGTATGCCATGGAGCTTAGTTCATCAGCTTACGAAAGCATGTGGCGCTTCGATATGGAGTCATTGCCAGCAGATCTTATTCGGAG gGGCATGGCAGAAGAAGACCCTTCAATGCCCTTTGGTCTGAAACTTGTGCTTGATGACTACCCTTATGCCTCAGATGGACTCTTAATCTGGTCTGCTATAAAGGAATGGGTAGAGTCTTATGTTGTACACTTCTACTCAGATCCGAATTCCGTGACATCTGATGTTGAGCTCCAAGCATGGTGGAATGAGATCAAATTCAAGGGTCACTATGACAAAAGGAATGAACCCTGGTGGCCTAAACTGGATACAAAGGAGGACCTGTCAGGTATCCTCACCATAATGATATGGGTTGCTTCAGGTCAACATGCTGCACTAAATTTTGGGCAATACCCTTTTGGAGGGTATGTTCCTAACCGTCCTACCCTAATGAGAAGACTCGTTCCTCAAGAGAATGACCCTGAATACAAAAAGTTCATTGAAAATCCTCAGCATGCATTCTTGTCATCCCTGCCTACGCAACTCCAAGCTACAAAAGTGATGGCTGTTCAGGACACACTTTCCACACATTCCCCTGATGAAGAGTACTTGGGGCAAGTGAACCCTCTTCACTCTCAATGGATCAATGATCATCAAGTGTTGAAAATGTTCAACAAATTCTCTGCTAGATTGGTGGAGATAGAGGAAATAATCAATGCAAGGAATAAGGAGCCaaaattgaaaaacagaacCGGTGCAGGTGTCCCACCCTATGAACTGTTGCTTCCATCGTCAGGTCCAGGTGTAACTGGTCGTGGAATTCCCAACAGCATATCTATATGA
- the LOC130966973 gene encoding uncharacterized protein LOC130966973 has translation MSNSNLQIQIEEPPPAHTPLLTSNSNQNPQPLPPQNQCINKNSNNNNDANEESEFDRTLASLEALLTLLGFNQRTVFSFAVSWTVFAVVGTTMPLVALALSECSDGRSHCQKYQIPAFEMAIVAFQACLAAVSLLCLSHNLRKYGVRRFLFVDRHSGQLHCFHRDYVNQIQGSLRLLIIWMLPCFFVKTAREIIRISNVQHESWILSVAIFFALIISWTYVSAVSLSATIMFHLVCNLQVIHFDDYGKLLQRESDVLVFMEEHIRLRYHLSKISHRFRIYLLLQFLVVTASQFVTLLQVTGYGGMLTFLNGGDFAVSTLVQVVGIIICLHAATRISHRAQGVVSLASRWHALLTCSSDASQLRSSASTGSLEAVNHLNSIQLDYSESDLESMDYAGMPTNTQLASYMSSHHKRQAFVMYLQTNPGGITIFGWTVDRSLVNTIFFLELSLVTFVLSKTII, from the exons ATGTCAAACAGCAATCTCCAAATACAAATAGAGGAACCCCCTCCCGCTCATACGCCTCTACTAACTTCTAATTCAAATCAAAACCCTCAACCTCTACCACCTCAAAATCAATGTATTAATAAAAatagcaacaataataatgatgcTAATGAGGAGAGTGAGTTCGATCGAACGCTGGCGAGTTTGGAAGCGCTTCTCACTTTGCTTGGCTTCAACCAGCGAACCGTTTTCAGCTTTGCCGTCTCATGGACCGTCTTCGCGGTGGTTGGCACCACGATGCCGCTGGTGGCGCTGGCTCTCTCCGAGTGCTCTGACGGCCGCAGCCACTGCCAGAAATACCAGATTCCTGCATTCGAGATGGCGATCGTGGCGTTCCAGGCGTGCCTTGCTGCCGTCTCACTGCTGTGCCTCTCGCACAACCTGAGGAAGTACGGCGTCAGGAGGTTCCTCTTCGTTGACCGCCACAGCGGACAGTTGCATTGCTTTCACCGCGATTACGTCAACCAGATTCAG GGATCTTTGCGTTTGCTCATTATATGGATGTTGCCGTGCTTCTTTGTGAAGACAGCGCGAGAAATCATTCGCATTTCAAATGTGCAGCATGAGTCCTGGATACTCTCAGTTGCTATTTTCTTTGCTTTGATTATATCTTGGACTTATGTGAGTGCAGTCTCTTTGTCGGCCACTATTATGTTTCACTTGGTCTGCAATTTGCAAGTTATCCACTTTGATGATTATGGGAAACTCTTGCAAAGGGAGAGTGACGTTCTAGTTTTCATGGAGGAGCACATTCGGTTGCGCTATCATCTCTCCAAGATAAGCCATAGGTTCAGAATATATCTTCTTCTACAGTTCTTGGTTGTCACAGCAAGCCAATTTGTCACTCTATTGCAGGTTACGGGATACGGTGGCATGCTCACTTTCTTAAATGGTGGAGATTTTGCT GTATCTACACTTGTTCAAGTTGTTGGCATCATTATTTGTCTGCATGCGGCAACAAGAATATCTCACAGAGCTCAGGGTGTTGTTTCACTAGCAAGCAGGTGGCATGCACTGTTGACATGCTCTTCTGATGCATCTCAACTAAGAAGCTCTGCCAGTACAGGGAGCTTGGAGGCTGTAAACCATTTAAACTCAATACAATTAGACTATTCTGAGAGTGATTTGGAGTCAATGGATTATGCTGGAATGCCTACGAATACCCAGTTGGCTTCCTATATGTCCTCACACCACAAGAGGCAAGCCTTCG TGATGTACTTGCAAACTAATCCTGGAGGAATCACTATATTTGGATGGACAGTTGATCGGTCCCTTGTCAACACAATTTTTTTCCTTGAATTAAGTCTAGTTACCTTTGTTCTCAGCAAGACAATAATTTAA